CCAGGCCCTGTTCGAACCGCACGTCGTCGTCGTTCACGTACACGTTGACGAACCGGCGCAGCTTGCCCTGGTCGTCGAGCACCCGGGCGGCGATCCCGGTGTGGTTCTTCTCCAGATCGGCGATGACCTCGCCGAGGGTCCCGCCCTCGGCGGACACTTCGGCCTGCCCGCCGGTGTAGGTACGCAGGATGGTGGGGATGCGAACGCTGACGCTCATGACTTCAAAACCTCCGGTTGGGGTAGCGGACCTGCTTTTGGGGGCGCGGGGCTGTGTCGATTTGCGGCTCCGCCGCGTGCGCGCGACCAGCCCCCACCGGCCCGCAGCCGACAACGCTCAGACGAGCCCGGCCTCACGGAACGAATCGAGGTTGGGTCGAATGGTCGCCGTCAGCCCGGTCCCCGCCACCGCGTCCAGCGTCTTGAGACCGTCCCCGGTGTTGAGCACCACCGTCGTCTTCGACGGATCCAGCACCCCGTTCTCGATCAACTTGCGCGTCACACCCACGGTCACACCACCGGCGGTCTCCGCGAAGATGCCCTCGGTCCGGGCGAGCAGCTTGATCGCGTCGACGACCTGCTCGTCGTTCACGTCCTCCACCGCACCACCCGTCCGCCGCGCGATGTCCAGCACGTACGGCCCGTCCGCCGGGTTGCCGATGGCGAGGGACTTGGCGATGGTGTCCGGCTTCTGCGGACGGACGACGTCGTGGCCCGCCTTGTACGCCGTCGACACCGGCGAGCAGCCCTCGGCCTGCGCGCCGAAGATCTTGTAGGGCTTGTCCTCGACCAGACCGAGCTTGATCAGCTCCTGGAGACCCTTGTCGATCTTGGTGAGCTGCGAGCCGGAGGCGATCGGCACCACGATCTGGTCCGGCAGCCGCCAGCCGAGCTGCTCGCAGATCTCGTACGCCAGCGTCTTGGAACCCTCCGCGTAGTACGGCCGGAGGTTGACGTTGACGAAGCCCCAGCCCTCCCCGGCCGGGTCGCCGATCAGCTCGGAGCAGAAGCGGTTCACGTCGTCGTAGTTGCCCTGGATGCCGACGAGCTCGCCGCCGTAGACCGCGGCCATGACGACCTTGCCCTGCTCCAGGTCGTGCGGGATGAACACGCAGGAGCGGAAGCCGGCGCGGGCCGCGGCGGCACCCACCGCACCGGCGAGGTTGCCGGTGGAGGAGCAGGAGAGCGTGGTGAAGCCGAAGGCGCGGGCGGCCTCGATGGCCTGGGCGACGACGCGGTCCTTGAAGGAGTGCGTCGGGTTGCCGGAGTCGTCCTTGACGAACAGCTTGCCGGCGTCGACGCCCAGCTCGCGCGCGAGGTTGTCGGCCTTGACGAGCTTGGTCCAGCCCGGGTTGATGTTCGGCTTGTCCGCCACGTCGGCCGGGACCGGCAGCAGCGGGGCGTAACGCCAGATGTTCGCGGGGCCCGCTTCGATGCGCTTGCGGAGCTCCTCGGCGTCGTAGGACGAGAAGTCGTAGGCGATCTCCAGCGGACCGAAACACTCCTCGCACGCGAAGACCGGGCCGAGGGGGACGCGGTGACCGCACTCGCGGCAGCTCAGCGCCGCGGCGGGACCGAGGTCTACGGTGGAGTCAGTGGTGCTTGCAACAGTCTGCACAGCCATGTGAGGCGAGGCCCTTCCTCATCTTCCTCACGACGCATTTCGCCGCGAGACGGATTTGGCACCTTCCCTAGCCGGGAGCCTCGCGAAGTGGTCGCCAGTGACCTACGAGTACCGACTGGAGGGTTGCCGGGGCTTCAACGGGCCGTTTCCCTCTGCCCCTCTGGATGAGCTGTATGTGGTTGTAGGCGGCGGGTGACCCCGGACATGCGATGGTCATCCGCCTTGTTCAAGACTGTA
This is a stretch of genomic DNA from Streptomyces hawaiiensis. It encodes these proteins:
- a CDS encoding MoaD/ThiS family protein, which translates into the protein MSVSVRIPTILRTYTGGQAEVSAEGGTLGEVIADLEKNHTGIAARVLDDQGKLRRFVNVYVNDDDVRFEQGLETATPDGAGVSIIPAVAGG
- the thrC gene encoding threonine synthase, encoding MAVQTVASTTDSTVDLGPAAALSCRECGHRVPLGPVFACEECFGPLEIAYDFSSYDAEELRKRIEAGPANIWRYAPLLPVPADVADKPNINPGWTKLVKADNLARELGVDAGKLFVKDDSGNPTHSFKDRVVAQAIEAARAFGFTTLSCSSTGNLAGAVGAAAARAGFRSCVFIPHDLEQGKVVMAAVYGGELVGIQGNYDDVNRFCSELIGDPAGEGWGFVNVNLRPYYAEGSKTLAYEICEQLGWRLPDQIVVPIASGSQLTKIDKGLQELIKLGLVEDKPYKIFGAQAEGCSPVSTAYKAGHDVVRPQKPDTIAKSLAIGNPADGPYVLDIARRTGGAVEDVNDEQVVDAIKLLARTEGIFAETAGGVTVGVTRKLIENGVLDPSKTTVVLNTGDGLKTLDAVAGTGLTATIRPNLDSFREAGLV